In a single window of the Rhizobium etli CFN 42 genome:
- a CDS encoding carbohydrate ABC transporter permease, with protein MSAIAEIAHRGHARRRLRIDGWRWGGRIFLVFMLLYTALPMVWMLITSIKSGFAAMQFPPQWWPDQPTLASYQKLLDPQNSVGQDFLRFFWNSLFVSTTTTILSVIVAVPAAYAFSRFTFPGRNFLFFAVLLRNMFPAVIFLVPLFILMRAIGLVNTHGSLVLTYLTFGLPLAIWLLKGFYDNIPVQLEQAARIDGATRFQAFFLIVMPLSAPGIIATAIYSFIGAWNEYIYAYTFLSKNEQLTLPVGIQRFFSENTTDFPGLMAASFMMSVPVVVLFLVLQRYFVRALTEGAVKH; from the coding sequence ATGAGCGCAATTGCAGAAATTGCTCATCGGGGCCACGCGCGTCGGCGCTTGCGCATTGACGGCTGGCGGTGGGGCGGACGCATCTTCCTTGTGTTCATGCTGCTTTACACCGCATTGCCGATGGTCTGGATGCTGATCACCTCGATCAAGTCCGGCTTCGCCGCCATGCAATTCCCGCCGCAATGGTGGCCGGACCAACCCACCCTCGCCAGCTACCAAAAATTGCTCGATCCGCAAAACAGCGTCGGCCAGGACTTCCTGCGCTTCTTCTGGAACAGCCTCTTCGTCTCCACCACCACGACCATCCTTTCGGTGATCGTGGCAGTTCCTGCGGCCTATGCGTTTTCACGCTTCACCTTCCCGGGCCGGAACTTTCTGTTCTTCGCCGTCTTGCTTCGCAACATGTTCCCAGCGGTGATCTTTCTCGTGCCGCTCTTCATTCTGATGCGCGCGATCGGACTAGTGAATACGCATGGGTCGCTCGTCCTCACCTACCTCACATTCGGCCTGCCGCTGGCAATCTGGCTCCTCAAGGGCTTCTACGACAACATCCCGGTGCAGCTCGAGCAGGCGGCGCGCATCGATGGGGCAACGCGATTCCAGGCCTTTTTCCTGATCGTGATGCCGCTCTCGGCGCCCGGAATCATCGCCACCGCGATCTACTCCTTCATCGGCGCGTGGAACGAGTACATCTACGCCTACACCTTTCTCTCCAAGAACGAGCAGTTGACACTCCCGGTCGGCATCCAGCGCTTCTTCTCCGAAAATACCACGGACTTTCCGGGCCTGATGGCGGCCAGCTTCATGATGAGCGTGCCCGTCGTGGTCCTGTTCCTCGTCCTGCAGAGATACTTCGTACGGGCGCTTACGGAAGGCGCAGTCAAGCACTAG
- a CDS encoding ABC transporter ATP-binding protein: MAHVVLKDLVKTYGGFKAVNNVSLTVNDGEFVALVGPSGCGKTTTLNLVAGLIPITSGDIVIGDRVVNDLDPKDRDIAMVFQNYALYPQKSVYKNLAFPLQMRKLPRDEIDKKVREAARVLDMTQLLERKPRELSGGQQQRVALGRALVRDPAVFLMDEPLSNLDAKLRVQMRSEIKRFHQDLQATIIYVTHDQLEAVTMADRMAVMNGGYLQQYDSPAQVFAHPVNMFVASFVGSPAMSLVPLEASTAGGNTVLTSAEGWRLELSPPNARKVERATTRKVVLGARHSTIKLHKSAMPGSIPAKAYTVEPTGDVTFVQAFLSGAIVNVSVRPTIAVEPDEQIWLEFDQERMHLFDGETEMALKAN; this comes from the coding sequence GTGGCCCATGTGGTCCTTAAAGATCTGGTCAAGACCTATGGCGGCTTCAAAGCTGTCAACAATGTTTCGCTGACGGTCAACGACGGCGAATTCGTTGCGCTCGTCGGCCCTTCGGGCTGCGGCAAGACAACCACGCTCAACCTTGTGGCGGGGCTCATCCCCATCACATCTGGCGACATCGTCATCGGCGACCGGGTGGTCAACGACCTCGACCCCAAGGACCGGGACATCGCGATGGTGTTCCAGAACTACGCGCTCTATCCGCAGAAATCGGTCTACAAAAACCTGGCGTTCCCGCTTCAGATGCGCAAACTGCCAAGGGACGAGATCGACAAGAAGGTCAGGGAAGCAGCGCGCGTGCTCGACATGACGCAGCTGCTCGAGCGCAAGCCACGCGAGCTGTCGGGCGGGCAACAACAGCGCGTGGCGCTGGGCCGTGCGCTCGTTCGCGATCCGGCGGTATTCCTGATGGATGAACCCCTCTCCAACCTCGACGCAAAGCTGCGCGTCCAAATGCGGTCGGAGATCAAGCGTTTCCATCAGGACCTCCAGGCGACGATCATCTATGTGACGCACGACCAGCTCGAAGCGGTCACCATGGCCGACAGGATGGCCGTGATGAACGGCGGCTACCTGCAGCAATATGATTCACCGGCGCAGGTCTTTGCCCACCCGGTGAACATGTTCGTCGCCAGCTTCGTCGGCAGCCCGGCGATGAGCCTTGTTCCGCTGGAGGCATCAACGGCAGGCGGCAACACCGTCTTGACCAGCGCGGAGGGCTGGCGCCTCGAGCTTTCGCCACCCAACGCCCGGAAGGTAGAGAGGGCCACAACCAGGAAAGTCGTGCTCGGCGCACGTCACTCGACGATCAAGCTGCACAAGAGCGCGATGCCTGGAAGCATCCCTGCCAAGGCCTATACGGTGGAGCCGACCGGAGACGTCACCTTCGTGCAGGCGTTCCTGTCCGGCGCCATCGTCAATGTCAGCGTGCGGCCGACCATCGCCGTCGAGCCTGACGAACAGATCTGGCTCGAGTTCGATCAGGAGCGGATGCATCTGTTCGACGGCGAAACAGAAATGGCTCTCAAGGCCAACTGA
- a CDS encoding GntR family transcriptional regulator: MAETSEFKAQPPEGIDATGASSEGASVYQLIRDDIIEGRLAANERLVITDLARRHGTSTNPVREALQLLRGEGFVTFVPNRGARVRPIDQDFVRDIYEIGVLIEPSLTRWFVNMATVEDIAELERIQGLIEENDFADTFRHSELDTAFHTVMYQRHYNRHAAELWWKHREVLRAVSRRFNFTLARRAAILSEHRELIAHVKAGNADEAGDLIARHVEGSGRHILEHMRARNAARAG, from the coding sequence TTGGCTGAAACGAGCGAATTTAAAGCACAGCCCCCCGAGGGGATCGACGCTACCGGGGCCTCGAGCGAGGGCGCGTCTGTTTACCAACTGATCAGGGACGACATCATCGAAGGGCGGCTCGCGGCCAACGAGCGGCTCGTCATCACCGATCTCGCCCGGCGCCACGGTACTTCAACCAACCCCGTGCGGGAGGCTTTGCAACTGTTGCGCGGCGAGGGCTTTGTCACCTTCGTTCCCAACCGCGGAGCGCGCGTCCGGCCGATCGATCAGGACTTTGTTCGGGATATCTACGAGATCGGCGTTTTGATCGAGCCCTCACTGACGCGCTGGTTCGTGAATATGGCCACCGTCGAGGACATTGCTGAACTCGAACGCATCCAGGGGCTGATTGAAGAGAACGACTTCGCCGACACGTTCAGGCACAGTGAACTGGACACGGCCTTCCACACCGTAATGTACCAAAGGCACTACAACCGCCATGCCGCCGAGCTTTGGTGGAAACATCGCGAAGTGCTTCGAGCCGTGAGCCGGCGTTTCAACTTCACGCTCGCCCGGCGTGCCGCGATCCTTAGCGAGCATCGCGAGCTCATCGCGCATGTCAAAGCCGGAAATGCTGACGAAGCTGGCGACCTCATCGCGCGCCATGTCGAGGGTTCCGGCCGGCACATCCTAGAACACATGCGCGCGCGTAATGCCGCCCGCGCAGGGTAG
- a CDS encoding carbohydrate ABC transporter permease, whose product MTILTGKAETRRRLQPYRSGVLRKIWEHRADYAYVLPAIAVMLIVIAYPIYYTIELSFFNTPPGLQIRDKIFVGLDNYVAILTSPVFWTVTSNTLIWTVGSTFISFVLGFACALALHRDFVGRGILRAILIIPWVISAVAGSYIWKWIYHSDFGIIGAVLVGLGWADRPPNFIDSVSTVLPSLIVVNIWREFPFAMIMMMAGLQTVPDQLLRAAKVDGANAWQRFWHVTFPHLRNVSTVTILLLAVANFNSFIIPWIMTGGGPSNASHIWITHIYELAFGRQRWGVASAYSVLLFLILMSLGYFYVRALSGNEQKDGSQ is encoded by the coding sequence GTGACGATCTTGACTGGCAAGGCCGAGACTCGCCGAAGACTGCAACCCTATCGATCCGGCGTGCTGCGAAAGATTTGGGAGCATCGCGCTGACTACGCGTATGTGCTTCCCGCGATCGCCGTAATGCTCATCGTCATTGCCTACCCGATCTACTACACGATCGAGCTGTCGTTCTTTAATACACCACCTGGGCTGCAGATCCGCGACAAGATCTTCGTCGGCCTCGACAACTACGTCGCCATCCTCACAAGTCCGGTGTTCTGGACGGTCACCTCGAACACTCTCATCTGGACAGTGGGGTCCACTTTTATCTCATTTGTGCTGGGGTTTGCCTGCGCCCTGGCGCTCCATCGTGACTTTGTCGGCCGCGGCATTCTGCGGGCCATCCTGATCATTCCCTGGGTCATCAGCGCGGTCGCCGGGTCCTATATCTGGAAGTGGATCTACCACTCGGACTTTGGGATAATCGGCGCCGTGCTGGTCGGCCTGGGATGGGCCGATCGGCCGCCGAATTTCATCGACAGCGTCAGCACAGTGCTGCCCTCCCTGATCGTCGTCAATATCTGGCGCGAGTTTCCGTTTGCAATGATCATGATGATGGCTGGCCTCCAGACGGTTCCCGACCAGTTGCTGCGCGCCGCAAAGGTCGACGGCGCCAATGCATGGCAGCGGTTCTGGCACGTCACCTTTCCGCATTTGAGAAACGTCTCGACGGTCACGATCCTTCTGCTGGCAGTGGCCAACTTCAATTCTTTCATCATTCCCTGGATCATGACCGGCGGCGGGCCGTCGAACGCATCGCATATCTGGATCACCCACATTTACGAACTCGCCTTCGGCCGCCAGCGCTGGGGGGTGGCATCGGCCTATTCGGTGCTGCTGTTCCTCATCCTGATGTCGCTCGGATATTTTTACGTCCGGGCGCTGAGCGGCAACGAGCAGAAGGATGGGAGCCAATGA
- a CDS encoding mandelate racemase/muconate lactonizing enzyme family protein: protein MTTKLKITAIKPYPVWVGTRNQMLVKIETDSGIFGWGESGLSGREKAVAGAIEHYREFLIGRDPMQIGRIWQEVYRSQYFEGGRVLQAAISAIDIALHDIKGKALGVPAFELLGGKQRDRIPTFASTGDEAEGDVAIERAQELRAQGWQAIRFFPIGQNNKGIFEPRESIGATATMLNKARDALGDDVVLGIDYHHRLSVAEAASFCNKLGRGVLDFLEEPIRDETPEAYESLRTMTDIPFAIGEEFASKWQFLPYIERGIHQFNRLDVCNVGGLTEAMKVAGWSEAHYVDLMPHNPLGPVCTAATIHLAAAVPNFAWLETRAPEARLGFDNSDFFPVQPRLDGPDYPVSDLPGLGVEVNEEAIKAESFRFWEAPHLKRRDGSVTNW, encoded by the coding sequence ATGACTACGAAGCTTAAAATCACGGCGATCAAGCCCTATCCAGTATGGGTCGGAACGCGCAACCAGATGCTGGTCAAGATCGAGACCGACAGCGGCATCTTCGGCTGGGGCGAGAGCGGCTTGAGCGGCCGCGAGAAAGCGGTGGCCGGCGCGATCGAGCACTATCGCGAGTTTCTCATCGGCCGCGACCCGATGCAGATTGGTCGGATCTGGCAAGAAGTTTATCGCAGCCAATATTTCGAAGGCGGGCGCGTTCTGCAGGCGGCAATCTCCGCCATCGACATTGCCCTTCATGACATCAAGGGCAAGGCGTTGGGGGTGCCAGCCTTCGAACTCTTGGGCGGCAAGCAGCGCGACCGCATTCCCACCTTCGCCTCGACCGGCGACGAGGCCGAGGGCGACGTGGCTATCGAACGAGCCCAGGAACTGCGCGCACAAGGATGGCAGGCGATCCGCTTCTTTCCCATCGGGCAAAACAATAAGGGCATCTTCGAGCCGCGGGAGTCGATCGGCGCTACCGCAACTATGCTGAACAAGGCCCGCGATGCGCTGGGAGACGACGTCGTCCTCGGCATCGACTATCACCATCGACTGTCGGTGGCAGAGGCGGCGAGCTTCTGCAACAAGCTCGGCCGCGGCGTGCTTGATTTTCTCGAGGAGCCGATAAGAGACGAGACCCCCGAGGCCTACGAATCCCTGCGCACGATGACCGACATCCCGTTCGCCATCGGCGAGGAATTTGCCAGCAAGTGGCAATTCCTGCCCTACATCGAGCGTGGCATCCATCAGTTCAACCGGCTCGATGTCTGCAATGTGGGCGGGCTCACCGAAGCGATGAAGGTCGCTGGCTGGAGCGAGGCGCACTATGTGGACCTGATGCCGCACAATCCACTCGGTCCAGTCTGCACGGCCGCGACCATCCATCTCGCCGCCGCGGTGCCGAATTTCGCCTGGCTCGAGACCAGGGCGCCCGAAGCAAGGCTGGGCTTCGATAATTCCGACTTCTTCCCCGTGCAACCACGGCTCGACGGTCCCGACTATCCGGTCAGCGATCTGCCGGGGCTCGGCGTTGAGGTCAACGAAGAGGCGATCAAGGCGGAGAGCTTTCGGTTCTGGGAAGCGCCTCACCTGAAGCGCCGCGACGGTTCTGTCACAAACTGGTAG
- a CDS encoding ribonuclease activity regulator RraA — MTQTSDITRPPKELIDALKEIGAATVSGTLGHMGFRNPHMLGPVSQNRGKSIVGPALTLQFMPQRPDLFTEGEYADPETQLHRHVLYHVQEGDVVVVDARADMSSGVFGDMMSTYFKGRGGGGIVIDGCMRDRPNVEKLDLPLWLRGWTPNYHVQTSIYPNAVNVPIACGGVTVIPGDIIIADDDGVVVLPVAMASEVIAESQKHHDWEEFSREKLMGGASLQRYYPLHDDARGEYEEWRKNRLRTT, encoded by the coding sequence ATGACCCAAACGTCCGACATCACGCGACCGCCCAAAGAGCTGATCGACGCACTGAAGGAGATCGGCGCCGCGACGGTGTCCGGCACGCTTGGCCATATGGGCTTCCGCAATCCGCACATGCTCGGTCCCGTGTCGCAGAACCGCGGGAAGTCGATCGTCGGGCCGGCCCTGACGCTTCAATTCATGCCGCAGCGGCCGGACCTCTTCACCGAGGGAGAATATGCGGATCCGGAGACGCAGTTGCACCGCCATGTACTCTATCACGTGCAGGAGGGCGATGTGGTCGTGGTCGACGCGCGCGCCGACATGAGCTCCGGCGTCTTCGGCGATATGATGTCAACCTATTTCAAAGGCAGAGGCGGCGGTGGCATCGTAATCGACGGGTGCATGCGCGATCGGCCCAATGTCGAGAAGCTGGACCTCCCTCTATGGCTGCGCGGCTGGACGCCTAATTATCATGTGCAGACTAGCATCTACCCCAATGCCGTTAACGTTCCGATTGCCTGCGGCGGTGTCACAGTAATCCCCGGAGACATCATTATCGCCGACGATGACGGGGTGGTGGTACTTCCGGTCGCAATGGCCTCTGAGGTCATCGCAGAATCGCAAAAGCATCACGATTGGGAGGAGTTCTCGCGAGAGAAGCTTATGGGGGGTGCGTCGTTGCAACGCTACTATCCGCTGCATGACGATGCCCGCGGAGAGTACGAAGAATGGCGCAAAAACCGGTTGAGAACAACTTAG
- a CDS encoding ABC transporter substrate-binding protein, whose protein sequence is MTSLSLGGVVVRGTVSTALMVSLMSVPALSAPVDLSQWSPQYVRSIAGTQEFDTAADCGKVTPLDYKGRLTFWYQGVFEGDPDLLRQYYKDFFASFRKTYPNIQLEEQALTYNDLLDKFRTALLGNAAPMAVRLQILGGTEFAAKGYLQPLKPEDVGYSTEDFWPGAMKAVTWEGVTYGIPTNNETMAFIWNADIFKRAGLDPDKAPATWDDVVKYSKQIHDKLGIAGYGLVARKNAGNTPYRFMPQLWAYGGGVFDEATANPTYKEVRLNSPQSKAALQASYDMYVRDKSVPVSALTNQQADNQPLFLAGQLGMMISHPSDYNVMLDLQKKTTGSDKEKAQTVIDNMRYGLIPTGPDGKRAVVFGGSNIHILKPEYVEGGKVDEPAAKAIICMWTSPEWSLKMAYAGSNPGNLNGFKTKWMKERLDNIKFLDVTTSMLPYGIPFPALPQSPEIMNIIVPDMLQNALTGAMTVDQAADDAAKKVKDLMDGGL, encoded by the coding sequence ATGACGAGTCTTTCGCTCGGCGGTGTCGTTGTACGCGGCACTGTATCCACTGCTTTGATGGTTTCGTTGATGTCCGTACCTGCGCTCAGTGCGCCGGTCGACTTGAGCCAGTGGTCGCCGCAATATGTGCGCTCCATCGCCGGCACGCAGGAGTTCGACACGGCGGCCGATTGCGGTAAGGTCACCCCCCTCGACTACAAGGGGCGCCTGACATTCTGGTATCAGGGCGTGTTCGAGGGCGACCCCGACCTGCTGCGCCAGTATTACAAGGACTTCTTCGCGAGCTTCCGCAAAACCTACCCAAACATCCAGCTTGAGGAACAGGCCCTCACCTATAACGACCTGCTGGACAAGTTCCGGACCGCGCTTCTTGGCAACGCAGCGCCGATGGCGGTCCGCCTGCAGATCCTGGGCGGCACCGAGTTCGCCGCCAAAGGCTATTTGCAGCCGCTCAAGCCCGAGGATGTAGGGTATTCGACCGAGGATTTCTGGCCCGGCGCAATGAAGGCTGTTACTTGGGAGGGGGTGACCTACGGCATCCCAACCAACAACGAGACGATGGCGTTCATCTGGAACGCCGACATCTTCAAGCGTGCAGGCCTCGATCCGGACAAGGCTCCGGCAACATGGGATGACGTCGTCAAGTATTCCAAGCAGATCCACGACAAACTCGGCATTGCCGGTTACGGCCTGGTGGCTCGCAAGAATGCCGGCAACACGCCCTACCGCTTCATGCCGCAATTGTGGGCCTATGGCGGCGGCGTCTTCGACGAAGCGACCGCGAACCCGACCTATAAGGAGGTCCGGCTCAATAGCCCGCAGAGCAAGGCGGCATTGCAAGCCTCCTACGATATGTATGTTCGCGACAAGTCTGTTCCGGTCTCGGCGCTCACCAACCAGCAGGCCGACAACCAGCCCCTCTTCCTCGCTGGCCAGCTCGGCATGATGATCTCGCACCCGTCCGACTACAATGTCATGCTCGACCTGCAGAAGAAGACGACAGGCAGCGACAAGGAAAAAGCGCAGACCGTGATCGACAATATGCGCTACGGCCTCATTCCGACTGGCCCCGACGGCAAGCGTGCTGTTGTGTTTGGTGGCTCCAACATTCACATCCTGAAGCCCGAATATGTCGAGGGCGGCAAGGTAGACGAGCCGGCTGCAAAGGCCATCATCTGCATGTGGACGAGCCCCGAATGGTCGCTGAAGATGGCCTATGCCGGCTCGAATCCGGGAAACCTGAACGGTTTCAAGACCAAATGGATGAAGGAACGTCTTGATAACATCAAGTTTCTTGATGTCACGACTTCGATGCTGCCCTACGGCATCCCGTTCCCGGCGCTGCCACAGTCGCCTGAGATCATGAACATCATCGTCCCCGACATGCTGCAGAATGCTCTGACCGGGGCCATGACAGTAGACCAAGCAGCGGACGACGCAGCCAAGAAGGTAAAAGACCTGATGGACGGCGGACTCTAG